A segment of the Chitinivorax sp. PXF-14 genome:
GCTGCCACGAACGCAATCGTCGGCAAATTCGATGCCCGACTGGTCAAGCAGTCGGGCATCGTCATTTTCATCGAACGGGCAGGGCGCCCGCTTCGATCATTTGCTGCAGTCGAAGCGGTGATTCATGTTCAGCGCCGGCTCCGCCGAATCGGCCATACCGACGATTTTGGCCGGGACGCCTGCCACGGTGACGTGCGGCGGAACCGACTCCAGCACGACACTGCCGGCACCGATCTTGGCGCCGCGCCCGACCTCGATATTGCCGAGTATCTTGGCCCCGGCACCGATCAGTACGCCGGTACGGATCTTCGGGTGACGGTCGCCGCTTTCCTTGCCGGTGCCGCCCAGCGTTACATTGTGCAGGATCGATACATTGTCCTCGATCACCGCCGTCTCGCCGACGACGAAGCCATGCCCGTGGTCGAGCAGGATGCCGTGGCCGATGCTGGCTGCCGGGTGGATGTCGACCGAGAATGCCTCCGAAATGCGGTTCTGCAGGTAGAGCGCCAGCGTCTGCCGGCCGTGGCCCCACAGCCAGTGTGTGATGCGGTAGCTGGCGAGCGCATGAAAGCCCTTGTAGTAGAGCAGTGGCGTCGAATAGCTGGTGCAGGCCGGGTCACGTTCATAGGCCGCCTTGATGTCAGCCCGCACGGCGGCGCCGACCATCGGATCGGAATCGAGCGCCTCGGCGATCAGCTCCATCAGCGTGCGCGCATCCATGGTGCTGGTGGCGAGCTTGCTCGACAGGTGAAAGGCCAGCACATCCTCCAGCCGCTTGTGGCGCAGCACCGTCATGTGCAGGAAGCTCGCCAGGATGGGCTCGTCTTCGGCGGCGGCCTGCACTTCGGCGTGAATGGCGGTCCAGACTGGGTCTCGGTCGATCATGCGTTGATTCATTCTGTAGCGTCTCTTCAAAAGGCATTGTAGTCCGCCAGGCCATGGTTGGCGCGGACAGTGGCGTGACAGCGGGAAAAGGCCTGAGCTGAGGCGAACAGAATCAACATCGCTCGCCGGAGCGGCGAAGCGAACAGCAGGGAGCGAGGCGGGAGCGTACGGTGATCACGAGAGGGCAAAGGCCGCGCGGGCGGCCTTCCGGCACATAATAAACGGATGTAACGATATTACGCTGTGGGCTTGCTCGGAGCAATCGCCAGTGCCTCGCCTTCGAGCACGAGCTTGCCGGCGACATAGCAGTTGGTTTCGAGCGTCACGCGTTTGCGGTTAAGGTCGATGTCCTTCACGCTCACCCTGACCTGAACCGTGTCGCCGATCTTGACTGGTGCCTTGAACTTGGCCGACTGGCTCAGATAGATCGTGCCGGGGCCGGGCAGGCGGGTGCCGAGCACGGTCGAAATCAGGCTGGCGGTGAGCATGCCATGGGCGATGCGGGTGCCGAACGGAGTTTTTTCCGCATATTCCTGGTCGATGTGCACGGGATTGTTATCGCCGGTGACGCCAGCAAACAGGATGATGTCCGCGTCGGTGATGGTCTTGCCGTACTCGGCCACCTGGCCGACCGACATGTCTTCGATATAGATCGTCATGCGCTTGGGGTTCCGTGAATGTTGCACTGCACACATTGTCACGGCAGCGCCCCGAAAACGCAAACGCAGGAGCGTTTAAAACGCTTCAAATATGTGTTGCCGAAGAGACCGGCTTTGGTGTATAAATCAAACGCTTGTTTGACTTTTATCAAGGCCGTTTCGCCCATCCCATCAGATACTGCGCGAACCGGGCCCAGCATGACAGGCTACCCCTGTCGTGATAGGCTAGCCGGCCTCAGGTTTCAGATCGGCGCTGCCCCTAGAGTTGCTGTAAAGCCCCGTCCAGAGCGGCTTTCCGACCCATGCGGCGTCAAGTGTTCACGGCGGTTCAGCCGCCTCCGACCAAAGCAGGAGAATCATGAAAGCTCTAGTCGCTGTAAAACGCGTTGTCGATTACAACGTGAAGGTTCGCGTCAAGGCCGATGGTAGCGATGTGGATATCGCCAACGTCAAGATGTCGATGAACCCGTTTGACGAAATCGCCGTGGAAGAAGCCGTGCGCCTGAAGGAAGCCGGCAAGGTCACTGAAATCGTTGTCGTGTCGCTGGGTTCGGGTAAGTGCGAAGAGCAGATCCGCACCGCACTGGCCATGGGCGCCGATCGCGGCATCCTGGTCGAGACCGAGGCCGAGCTGCAGCCTCTGGCTGTGGCCAAGCTGCTGAAGGCCATCGTTGCCAAGGAACAGCCGCAACTGGTCATCCTCGGCAAGCAGGCGATCGATGACGACTCCAACCAGACCGGCCAGATGCTGGGCGCGCTGACTGGCATGCCTCAAGGCACCTTCGCATCGAAGGTCGAGCTGACTGCCGAAGCCGTCACCGTTACCCGCGAAGTCGACGGCGGCCTGGAAACCGTCAAGCTGCAACTGCCGGCCGTGGTCACCACTGACCTGCGCCTGAACGAGCCGCGCTACGTCAAGCTGCCGAACATCATGGCCGCCAAGAAGAAGCCGCTGGACAAGACGACCCCGGCCGATCTGGGCGTCGACATCACCCCGCGCCTGAAGACTCTGAAGGTCGCAGAGCCGCCGAAGCGTTCGGCTGGCGTGAAGGTGGGCTCGGTTGCCGAGCTGGTCGCTAAACTGAAGAATGAAGCGAAGGTGATCTAATGAGCATCCTGGTTATTGCAGAACACGATAACGCGTCCATCAAGTCCGGCACGCTGAACACCGTTGCCGCAGCGCAGAAGCTGGGCGGCGACATTCACGTCCTGGTTGTAGGTGCAGGTGTGGCTGGCGCCGCTGCTGCTGCCGCCAAGATTGCTGGCGTAGCAAAGGTGCTGGTTGCCGATGCTGCCCAGTATGCGCACGGTCTGGCCGAAAACGTCGCCGACCTGGTCGTTGGCCTGGCCAAGGGCTACAGCCACGTGCTGGCACCGGCCACCACCTCGGGCAAGAACTTCCTGCCGCGCGTTGCCGCGCTGCTCGACGTGGCTCAAGTTTCCGACATCATCAAGGTTGAATCGGCCGACACTTTCGTGCGCCCGATTTACGCCGGCAACGTGTTCGCGACCGTTCAGTCGTCCGACGCGATCAAGATCATCACCGTTCGTACCACTGCTTTCGATGCCGTTGCGGCCGAAGGCGGCTCCGCTGCGACTGAAAACGTCGCTGCCGGTGCAGACGCTGGCAAGTCGGCTTTCGTCGGCAACGAGCTGACCAAGTCCGACCGCCCGGAACTGACCGCAGCCAAGATCATCGTTTCCGGTGGCCGTGCGCTGGGTTCGGCTGAGCAGTTCAAGGCCGTAATCGAGCCGCTCGCCGACAAGATCGGTGCTGCAGTCGGTGCTTCGCGTGCCGCGGTTGACGCCGGCTACGCGCCGAACGACTACCAGGTCGGCCAGACCGGCAAGATCGTTGCGCCGCAACTGTACGTTGCCGTCGGTATCTCGGGTG
Coding sequences within it:
- the cysE gene encoding serine O-acetyltransferase; this translates as MIDRDPVWTAIHAEVQAAAEDEPILASFLHMTVLRHKRLEDVLAFHLSSKLATSTMDARTLMELIAEALDSDPMVGAAVRADIKAAYERDPACTSYSTPLLYYKGFHALASYRITHWLWGHGRQTLALYLQNRISEAFSVDIHPAASIGHGILLDHGHGFVVGETAVIEDNVSILHNVTLGGTGKESGDRHPKIRTGVLIGAGAKILGNIEVGRGAKIGAGSVVLESVPPHVTVAGVPAKIVGMADSAEPALNMNHRFDCSK
- a CDS encoding electron transfer flavoprotein subunit beta/FixA family protein produces the protein MKALVAVKRVVDYNVKVRVKADGSDVDIANVKMSMNPFDEIAVEEAVRLKEAGKVTEIVVVSLGSGKCEEQIRTALAMGADRGILVETEAELQPLAVAKLLKAIVAKEQPQLVILGKQAIDDDSNQTGQMLGALTGMPQGTFASKVELTAEAVTVTREVDGGLETVKLQLPAVVTTDLRLNEPRYVKLPNIMAAKKKPLDKTTPADLGVDITPRLKTLKVAEPPKRSAGVKVGSVAELVAKLKNEAKVI
- a CDS encoding electron transfer flavoprotein subunit alpha/FixB family protein codes for the protein MSILVIAEHDNASIKSGTLNTVAAAQKLGGDIHVLVVGAGVAGAAAAAAKIAGVAKVLVADAAQYAHGLAENVADLVVGLAKGYSHVLAPATTSGKNFLPRVAALLDVAQVSDIIKVESADTFVRPIYAGNVFATVQSSDAIKIITVRTTAFDAVAAEGGSAATENVAAGADAGKSAFVGNELTKSDRPELTAAKIIVSGGRALGSAEQFKAVIEPLADKIGAAVGASRAAVDAGYAPNDYQVGQTGKIVAPQLYVAVGISGAIQHLAGMKDSKIIVAINKDEEAPIFQVADYGLVGDLFTVVPELIAELSK
- a CDS encoding MaoC family dehydratase, whose product is MTIYIEDMSVGQVAEYGKTITDADIILFAGVTGDNNPVHIDQEYAEKTPFGTRIAHGMLTASLISTVLGTRLPGPGTIYLSQSAKFKAPVKIGDTVQVRVSVKDIDLNRKRVTLETNCYVAGKLVLEGEALAIAPSKPTA